One window from the genome of Mesorhizobium loti encodes:
- a CDS encoding acetyltransferase, with protein MTDSFLYTTPLDPRAAPLIEALTWEYTTRYGDHFGEPGEEMRRYPAELFAPPDGNFLLLLRAGAAIAGGAFKRYDDSTAELKRVWTHIDLRRQGLAHKVLGELELQAARQGYTRLYLTTGFRQPEAAALYLSDGYTALFDSSVDPEIHGTLPFEKDISALALEFGPNAFERKAS; from the coding sequence ATGACAGACAGCTTTCTCTACACGACGCCGCTCGATCCCCGCGCGGCGCCGCTCATCGAAGCGCTGACCTGGGAATACACGACCCGCTACGGCGACCACTTTGGCGAACCCGGCGAGGAGATGCGTCGCTACCCCGCCGAGCTGTTCGCGCCTCCCGATGGAAATTTCCTGCTGTTGCTGCGCGCCGGCGCGGCGATCGCCGGCGGCGCCTTCAAGCGCTACGACGACAGCACCGCCGAGCTCAAGCGCGTCTGGACGCATATCGACCTGCGCCGCCAGGGCCTTGCCCACAAGGTGCTCGGCGAACTCGAGCTGCAGGCGGCGCGCCAGGGCTATACGCGGCTCTATCTGACCACGGGTTTCCGCCAGCCTGAGGCTGCGGCTCTCTATCTCAGCGACGGTTACACCGCCCTGTTCGACAGCAGCGTCGATCCGGAAATCCACGGCACGCTGCCCTTCGAGAAGGACATCAGCGCGCTGGCGCTGGAATTCGGGCCGAACGCGTTTGAACGCAAGGCAAGCTGA
- a CDS encoding Putative protease, translating to MPRIVKRQHAVGEDLMAGRGNVHFIRTTQARAVDVLAVAGRSLWHDCQTTFGRIDELCGDGASRLFAEPNVKEQDGGRLVVAWFGAFDDDAKQLEALDRGTRARAVSSLTARIEALRPALADREIGETVAAMLNVADESSIVAVGENAVLTNWGMLPEEVRSSPAAFVRHGERTIGSYLPPGISPRVPGQAWTIGGGALGTARVVSAPERAEPSKPVSSCPVSQPMTSAKTRRISLWPVLSISLVFAACLIYASWSGNLLYPEARQPPRPPSLVDNAEVNRSLEARIGKIKAELAKAACNADASVLGPQILDPQKPGVAIGPPPPPGSPQALLASLDSATVLVLAPLTGNSLSTGSGFFVGPRDILTNNHVVEGAGDTVFVASKALGRAVPAHVVAKAAASATGDPDFALLRVDDAPSGVTALQLSTGIGRLDSVIAGGFPGFVMSMDKTYRDIINGDTSGIGNLEMVVTQGNVMAMPQDGATKVITHSANISRGNSGGPLSDACGRAVGVNTFIILDGENAQKLNFSLSARDAIRFLSSNGVTVTTADKPCVPTAGVTPAQPGPAQ from the coding sequence ATGCCGCGCATCGTTAAAAGGCAACACGCGGTGGGGGAAGACCTGATGGCTGGACGGGGCAACGTCCACTTCATTCGCACCACGCAGGCACGTGCCGTTGACGTATTGGCCGTTGCCGGGAGGTCGCTGTGGCATGACTGTCAAACGACATTCGGCCGCATAGACGAACTGTGCGGGGACGGCGCCTCGCGGCTATTCGCCGAGCCGAACGTCAAGGAACAGGACGGTGGCCGCCTGGTCGTTGCGTGGTTCGGCGCATTCGACGACGATGCGAAGCAGTTAGAAGCGTTAGACCGTGGGACGCGGGCGCGGGCCGTGTCGAGTTTGACGGCACGGATTGAGGCCCTTCGTCCGGCGCTGGCGGACCGAGAAATCGGCGAGACCGTCGCCGCGATGCTCAATGTCGCCGACGAAAGCTCGATCGTGGCCGTCGGCGAAAATGCTGTCCTCACGAACTGGGGAATGCTGCCTGAAGAGGTCCGCTCCTCCCCCGCCGCTTTCGTCCGGCACGGCGAGAGAACGATTGGCTCCTACCTTCCACCCGGAATATCGCCCCGAGTGCCTGGCCAGGCGTGGACGATTGGCGGCGGCGCTCTCGGGACGGCAAGGGTGGTGTCTGCACCGGAGCGTGCCGAGCCCTCCAAGCCCGTAAGCTCCTGCCCGGTGTCTCAACCGATGACTTCGGCAAAAACCAGACGGATTTCGCTTTGGCCTGTCCTGTCGATATCGCTCGTATTCGCGGCTTGCCTGATCTACGCGTCATGGTCGGGCAACCTGCTTTATCCGGAGGCGCGTCAACCGCCGCGGCCGCCTTCTTTGGTCGACAACGCGGAGGTCAACCGAAGCCTCGAGGCGCGGATCGGCAAAATCAAAGCGGAGCTCGCAAAGGCCGCGTGCAATGCGGACGCATCAGTGCTTGGCCCCCAGATTCTAGACCCCCAAAAGCCCGGCGTCGCCATCGGGCCGCCTCCCCCGCCTGGTTCACCACAAGCCCTTCTAGCCTCCCTTGACTCGGCCACGGTCCTGGTGCTTGCGCCTCTCACCGGGAACTCGCTCAGTACCGGAAGCGGATTCTTCGTCGGCCCACGAGACATCCTCACCAACAACCATGTCGTCGAGGGCGCTGGCGACACGGTGTTCGTCGCGAGCAAGGCGCTTGGGCGCGCGGTTCCCGCGCATGTCGTCGCGAAAGCCGCCGCAAGCGCGACCGGAGACCCGGACTTCGCGCTCCTGCGCGTGGACGACGCGCCCAGCGGCGTGACGGCCCTACAACTTTCGACCGGAATCGGAAGGCTGGACAGCGTCATTGCGGGTGGATTTCCGGGCTTCGTGATGTCCATGGACAAAACCTACCGGGACATCATCAACGGCGACACCAGCGGCATAGGCAATCTCGAGATGGTGGTCACGCAAGGCAACGTGATGGCCATGCCCCAGGACGGTGCGACGAAGGTCATCACCCATTCCGCGAACATTTCGCGCGGCAACAGCGGAGGCCCGCTTTCGGACGCTTGCGGCCGGGCGGTCGGGGTGAACACCTTCATAATCCTCGACGGAGAGAACGCACAGAAGCTGAACTTCTCCCTCAGCGCTCGCGACGCAATCCGCTTCCTGTCGTCAAACGGCGTGACGGTAACCACGGCTGACAAGCCGTGCGTCCCGACAGCAGGCGTAACCCCAGCGCAGCCGGGGCCTGCCCAATGA
- a CDS encoding amidohydrolase, which yields MTFQAPPQSITTEAAIHDHADEFVALRRKLHSEPELAYHEKKTSALVAERLRSWGYDVTEKIGGTGVVGTLRNGLGQKSIGMRADMDALPVFEATGLPYASTNPGVMHACGHDGHTAILLAAARHLAKTRDFSGTLRLIFQPAEEGGAGARAMISDGLFERFPVDAVFGLHNWPGVPAGQFAFLSGPAMASVDLAIIKIIGKGGHGARPSHTVDPIVAAASLVMALQTIVSRNVDPLETAVVTVGTIHGGIAANVIPDSVELKVTIRTFSETVREQIRTRIIALAEAQAQSYGATAEITYPRGYPTLVNHPEETEFARQVALRHFGAERIQTDFPLITASEDFAFMLEARPGSYLFIGNGDSADLHSPNYDFNDDILPDAARYWVALVQDYLAANEAPRTSEPATGPTP from the coding sequence ATGACGTTCCAGGCCCCTCCGCAGTCGATCACAACCGAAGCGGCGATCCACGACCATGCCGACGAATTCGTCGCATTGCGCCGCAAGCTGCACAGCGAGCCGGAACTGGCCTATCACGAGAAGAAGACCAGCGCGCTGGTCGCGGAACGTCTGCGATCCTGGGGCTACGACGTCACCGAGAAAATCGGCGGCACGGGCGTGGTGGGCACGCTGCGCAACGGGCTCGGCCAAAAAAGCATCGGCATGCGCGCCGACATGGACGCCTTGCCGGTCTTCGAGGCGACCGGCCTGCCCTATGCCAGCACCAATCCGGGCGTGATGCATGCCTGCGGGCACGATGGCCACACCGCTATCCTGCTGGCCGCCGCCCGCCATCTTGCCAAAACGCGAGACTTTTCCGGCACGCTGCGCCTGATCTTTCAGCCCGCAGAGGAAGGCGGCGCCGGCGCCAGGGCGATGATATCAGACGGGCTCTTCGAACGCTTCCCGGTCGACGCCGTCTTCGGCCTACACAATTGGCCCGGCGTGCCAGCAGGCCAGTTCGCTTTCCTCAGCGGTCCTGCCATGGCCTCCGTCGATCTCGCCATCATCAAGATCATCGGCAAGGGCGGTCATGGCGCGCGGCCGAGCCATACCGTTGACCCCATAGTGGCCGCCGCCTCGCTGGTCATGGCGCTGCAGACGATCGTGTCGCGCAATGTCGACCCGCTGGAGACGGCCGTGGTCACCGTCGGCACGATCCACGGCGGCATCGCCGCCAATGTCATCCCCGACAGCGTCGAGCTCAAAGTCACCATCAGGACCTTCAGCGAGACGGTGCGCGAGCAGATCCGAACGCGCATCATCGCGCTCGCCGAGGCCCAGGCGCAAAGCTACGGCGCGACCGCCGAAATCACCTATCCGCGCGGCTATCCGACGCTCGTCAACCACCCTGAGGAAACCGAGTTCGCCCGCCAGGTGGCACTCCGGCATTTCGGCGCGGAGCGGATCCAGACGGATTTCCCGCTGATCACCGCCAGCGAGGACTTCGCCTTCATGCTCGAGGCGCGGCCGGGCAGCTACCTCTTCATCGGCAATGGCGACAGCGCCGATCTGCACAGTCCCAACTACGACTTCAACGACGACATCCTGCCTGACGCCGCGCGCTACTGGGTGGCGTTGGTCCAGGACTATCTCGCCGCGAACGAGGCTCCGCGGACAAGCGAGCCGGCAACAGGGCCAACGCCATGA
- a CDS encoding oxidoreductase yields MEGEAAALTTIAHNIRKLAFLTPGNYPDSDPHSGLEKTLQLFELGEGLGYDGAWVRQRHLEPGISSAAAFLAAATQRTSRIELGTAVIPIGYESPYRLAEDLSTVDVLSRGRLNVGLSAGFPPHAEILGPLVFDGDWRNFDFSHERVLRLVNNLRGDPIGEPGAIIEFPGGRLRPRLQPHAPGLLDRIWYGGGSLKSAEWAGRNGLNLLIGNVTSGEGTDDFFEAQLHQLETFFAQQGESPRRVALGRVIIPFDSADARTRKRYTDYAAGRHERTLKAHGERRTLFAQDVVGTSEQILEQLANDPILARVDELRLELPYEFEQHEYEQIITDFIAHVAPALGWRPRPGLTASAAE; encoded by the coding sequence ATGGAAGGGGAGGCAGCGGCCTTGACGACAATCGCGCACAACATCCGCAAGCTCGCCTTTCTCACGCCCGGCAACTATCCGGACAGCGATCCGCATTCAGGGCTTGAGAAGACGCTGCAGCTGTTCGAGCTCGGTGAGGGGCTTGGCTATGACGGCGCCTGGGTACGGCAGCGCCATCTCGAGCCGGGCATCTCGTCGGCGGCCGCTTTTCTGGCCGCCGCCACACAGCGCACAAGCCGCATCGAACTCGGCACCGCCGTGATCCCGATCGGCTATGAAAGCCCCTACCGCCTGGCCGAGGACCTGTCGACGGTCGACGTGCTGTCGCGCGGCCGGCTGAATGTCGGCTTAAGCGCCGGCTTCCCGCCGCATGCGGAGATCCTCGGGCCGCTCGTCTTTGACGGCGACTGGCGGAATTTCGATTTCTCACATGAGCGCGTTCTGCGCCTCGTCAACAATCTGCGCGGCGATCCGATCGGCGAGCCCGGCGCTATCATCGAATTTCCAGGCGGGCGCTTGCGCCCCCGCCTGCAGCCGCACGCTCCCGGCCTGCTCGACAGGATCTGGTATGGCGGCGGTTCGCTGAAATCCGCGGAGTGGGCGGGCCGTAACGGTCTCAATCTTTTGATCGGCAATGTCACCTCCGGCGAGGGAACAGACGACTTCTTCGAAGCGCAGTTGCATCAGTTGGAGACGTTCTTCGCGCAGCAAGGCGAGAGCCCAAGGCGCGTGGCGCTGGGACGGGTGATTATCCCCTTCGACAGCGCCGATGCGCGGACACGGAAACGCTATACCGACTACGCCGCCGGCCGCCACGAGCGTACGCTCAAGGCGCATGGCGAACGCCGCACGCTGTTTGCCCAGGACGTCGTCGGCACATCCGAACAGATATTGGAGCAACTGGCCAACGACCCAATCCTCGCCAGGGTGGATGAGCTGCGGCTCGAACTGCCCTACGAATTCGAACAGCATGAATATGAGCAGATCATCACCGACTTCATCGCGCATGTCGCTCCGGCGCTCGGCTGGCGGCCGCGTCCCGGCCTTACCGCGTCGGCGGCCGAGTAG
- a CDS encoding polar amino acid transporter substrate-binding protein produces MFLRTKAIPAVIGISAFLAASLVSLASEPFDLSPEQSARPRTEKDPALIASIPARFKFVKDGTFTVGIAPGGTPPIATYATDAATVIGADPDIAQLIADKLGRKLNLVAVAWEDWPLGLASGKYDAVISNVGVTEERKQKFDFSSYRQGLHGFYVKTDSPITSIKEPKDIAGLRIVTDAGTIQDKIMVEWNRLNVEAGLEPAEIIYLDDTAASSLAIRSGRADAIFSMNSVQAYQAALTGETRSVGTVNAGWPLTTDVGVTTKKDSGIAEIITAALNETIKEGTYAKALARWNLSVEQIAQSRTNPPGLKKY; encoded by the coding sequence ATGTTCCTGAGAACCAAAGCGATCCCTGCCGTCATCGGCATTTCGGCGTTTCTGGCGGCCTCTCTCGTGTCGCTGGCATCGGAGCCTTTCGACCTCAGCCCGGAACAGTCCGCGCGGCCGCGCACGGAGAAGGACCCGGCTCTCATCGCATCGATCCCGGCGCGTTTCAAATTCGTCAAGGACGGCACCTTCACAGTTGGCATCGCGCCTGGCGGGACGCCGCCGATTGCCACCTATGCGACCGATGCGGCAACCGTCATCGGGGCCGATCCAGACATCGCCCAGCTGATTGCCGACAAGCTCGGCCGAAAACTCAATCTCGTCGCGGTGGCCTGGGAGGATTGGCCGCTCGGCCTGGCGTCCGGCAAATACGACGCCGTCATCTCCAATGTCGGCGTCACCGAAGAGCGTAAGCAGAAGTTCGATTTCTCGAGCTACAGGCAAGGCCTGCATGGGTTCTACGTCAAAACCGACAGCCCGATCACCTCGATCAAGGAGCCAAAAGACATTGCCGGGCTGCGCATCGTCACCGATGCCGGCACCATCCAGGACAAGATAATGGTCGAGTGGAACAGGCTCAATGTCGAGGCAGGCCTAGAGCCCGCCGAAATCATCTATCTCGACGATACCGCAGCATCGAGCCTGGCGATCCGCTCCGGCCGCGCCGACGCGATCTTCAGCATGAATTCGGTTCAGGCCTATCAGGCGGCCCTTACGGGTGAAACCAGATCGGTCGGAACCGTCAACGCCGGCTGGCCGCTGACAACGGATGTCGGCGTCACCACAAAGAAGGACAGCGGCATCGCCGAGATCATTACCGCGGCGCTCAACGAGACCATCAAGGAAGGGACCTACGCGAAAGCCCTCGCCAGATGGAACCTCTCCGTCGAGCAGATAGCGCAATCGCGGACCAACCCGCCCGGCTTGAAGAAGTACTAG
- a CDS encoding Copper-transporting ATPase CopB, translating into MNYWLRVAFFSALAIAILAFIVWVGISTEGLNPLARFVVIAILIGLSVLSLPQLKL; encoded by the coding sequence ATGAACTACTGGCTTCGAGTCGCCTTCTTCTCGGCCTTGGCGATCGCGATCCTCGCGTTCATCGTATGGGTCGGCATCAGCACCGAGGGTCTAAACCCCCTCGCGCGTTTCGTCGTGATAGCCATTCTCATTGGCCTCTCGGTACTGTCCCTACCGCAGCTCAAGCTGTGA
- a CDS encoding extracellular solute-binding protein, translating into MTLYRKPLSLAFGAVLSAITFASVAHAAEFDLSPEQPGRVHAQKSDKAAAAISPNVKFAKEGYLTVATSPGDPPLATYATDAKTVVGTDAEIALLIAETLGLKLDLVPVAWADWPLGLASGKYDAVISNVTVTEERKEKFDFSTYRQDVLGFYVKADSTITSIKEPKDIAGLRVITSAGTNQEKILLEWDRENVAAGLKPIEVQYYDDSAASQLAIQSGRADAEFNPNATLAYAAAVKGKTKLVGIVSGGWPLTAEIAVATRKGSGLADAVTLAINELIASGKYGEVLKRWSLTAEAIDQSRTNPPGLPKPNS; encoded by the coding sequence GTGACACTGTACCGAAAACCACTATCCCTCGCCTTCGGCGCGGTCCTGTCCGCCATCACCTTCGCCTCCGTCGCCCATGCGGCGGAATTCGACCTCAGCCCCGAGCAGCCAGGCCGCGTCCATGCGCAAAAAAGCGACAAGGCCGCCGCGGCGATCTCGCCAAATGTCAAATTCGCCAAGGAGGGTTACCTCACCGTCGCCACCAGCCCGGGGGACCCGCCGCTGGCCACCTATGCGACAGACGCCAAGACGGTGGTTGGCACCGATGCCGAAATCGCCTTGCTTATCGCCGAAACGCTGGGCCTCAAGCTCGACCTGGTTCCAGTCGCCTGGGCCGACTGGCCGCTTGGCCTCGCATCGGGAAAATATGATGCTGTCATCAGCAACGTCACGGTGACTGAAGAGCGTAAGGAAAAATTCGACTTCTCGACCTACCGGCAGGATGTGCTCGGCTTCTATGTGAAGGCCGACAGCACGATCACCTCGATCAAGGAACCGAAGGACATCGCGGGCCTGAGGGTCATCACCAGCGCCGGCACCAATCAGGAGAAGATCCTGCTCGAATGGGACCGCGAGAACGTGGCGGCGGGGCTGAAGCCGATCGAGGTTCAGTATTATGACGATTCCGCCGCGAGCCAACTCGCCATCCAGTCGGGCCGCGCGGATGCCGAGTTCAACCCTAACGCCACGCTGGCCTACGCCGCCGCCGTGAAGGGCAAGACGAAGCTGGTCGGCATCGTCAGCGGCGGTTGGCCGCTGACCGCCGAGATCGCGGTGGCCACGCGCAAAGGCAGCGGCCTGGCCGATGCCGTCACGCTCGCCATCAACGAGCTGATCGCCAGCGGCAAATATGGCGAGGTGCTGAAGAGATGGAGCCTCACCGCCGAAGCCATCGACCAGTCGCGCACCAACCCGCCCGGCCTGCCGAAGCCCAACAGCTGA
- a CDS encoding polar amino acid ABC transporter inner membrane protein, with protein MVPARHPWRVVGTVVAILVIFFTLQSILTNPRWGWDVFARFFFSEPVLVGLGRTLLLTVLASALGFLLGTLLAFARVSPSPLLSGVSWAYIWLLRSIPLIVLLLALNNLGYLYPTIDVGVPFTSQLFAQYNTVEVFSPFWVAVVGLSLNQAAFSAEIIRGGILSVDQGQHEAAAALGLSRRRQALSIVLPQAMRAILPSGFNEIIGLAKSTSIVYVLALPELFYTVQVIYKRNLDVIPLLMVATIWYLIIMSVLSVIQLGIERRFARGTVRTPPGPLLPNLLAFLSGRGTAPATKPAPVVPAPATSVRKPLVTPGERLAQRGVGRVEIRGVSKRFGTLTVLDGVDLDLAPGSVTAIIGPSGAGKSTLLRTINHLERTDTGFVTIDDELVGYHRDGQTLYELKEAAIRRRRAAIGMVFQNFNLFPHLTVLENIIEAPISVQGVARDEAVELAKDLLARIGLPEKADAYPRHLSGGQQQRVAIARALALKPKVLLFDEPTSALDPELVGEVLDVIKELATSGTTMVIVTHEIGFAREVADTIVFMDSGKILEVGAPSRVFTAPSHQRTREFLAKVL; from the coding sequence GTGGTGCCGGCGCGGCATCCGTGGCGCGTGGTCGGCACCGTCGTCGCCATCCTGGTCATCTTCTTCACGCTGCAGTCGATCCTGACCAATCCGAGATGGGGCTGGGATGTCTTTGCCCGCTTCTTCTTCTCCGAACCGGTACTGGTCGGCCTTGGCCGGACGCTGCTTTTGACCGTCCTGGCCTCCGCGCTCGGCTTTCTTCTGGGAACGCTGCTCGCTTTCGCCCGCGTTTCTCCTTCGCCGCTGCTGTCGGGCGTGTCCTGGGCCTACATCTGGCTGTTGCGCTCCATCCCGCTAATCGTGCTGCTGCTCGCCCTCAACAATCTCGGCTATCTCTATCCGACCATTGATGTCGGCGTGCCTTTCACCAGCCAGTTGTTCGCGCAATACAACACCGTCGAGGTGTTCAGTCCGTTCTGGGTGGCGGTGGTCGGGTTGAGCCTCAACCAGGCCGCCTTCTCGGCCGAGATCATCCGCGGCGGCATTCTTTCGGTCGACCAAGGCCAGCATGAAGCGGCGGCGGCACTTGGCCTTTCGCGGCGTCGACAGGCGCTGAGCATCGTGCTTCCGCAAGCCATGCGCGCCATCCTGCCCAGCGGCTTCAATGAGATCATCGGCTTGGCCAAATCCACCTCGATCGTCTACGTGCTCGCCCTGCCCGAGCTCTTCTACACCGTCCAGGTCATCTACAAGCGCAATCTGGATGTGATCCCGCTGCTGATGGTGGCGACCATCTGGTACCTCATCATCATGAGCGTGCTATCCGTTATCCAGCTCGGCATCGAGCGGCGTTTTGCACGCGGCACCGTGCGCACCCCGCCTGGCCCGCTGCTTCCCAATTTGCTTGCCTTCCTGTCCGGACGTGGCACAGCGCCGGCGACCAAACCAGCACCCGTCGTCCCGGCGCCTGCGACCTCGGTTCGCAAGCCGCTGGTTACCCCGGGCGAGAGACTGGCGCAGCGCGGTGTCGGGCGCGTCGAAATCCGCGGCGTCTCCAAGCGGTTCGGCACGCTGACCGTGCTTGATGGCGTCGATCTCGATCTGGCGCCCGGCTCGGTGACGGCGATCATCGGTCCGTCTGGCGCCGGCAAGTCGACGCTGTTGCGCACCATCAACCATCTCGAGCGCACCGACACCGGCTTCGTCACCATCGACGACGAGCTGGTCGGCTACCATCGCGATGGGCAGACGCTCTACGAGCTCAAGGAAGCCGCGATCCGCCGGCGCCGCGCCGCGATCGGAATGGTGTTCCAGAATTTCAACCTGTTCCCGCATCTGACGGTGCTGGAAAACATCATCGAGGCGCCGATATCTGTGCAGGGTGTCGCGCGCGACGAGGCGGTTGAACTGGCGAAGGATCTGCTCGCCCGCATCGGCCTGCCGGAGAAGGCCGATGCCTATCCGCGCCACCTCTCCGGTGGCCAACAACAGCGCGTCGCAATTGCGAGAGCGCTGGCGCTGAAGCCGAAGGTGCTGCTCTTCGACGAGCCGACCTCGGCGCTCGATCCCGAACTGGTTGGCGAGGTGCTTGACGTCATCAAGGAACTGGCAACCTCGGGCACGACGATGGTCATCGTCACCCACGAGATCGGCTTTGCCCGTGAAGTCGCCGACACCATCGTCTTCATGGACAGCGGCAAGATCCTCGAGGTCGGAGCGCCGTCCAGGGTCTTCACCGCACCCAGCCACCAGCGCACGCGCGAATTCCTCGCCAAGGTTCTCTAG
- a CDS encoding phage integrase/recombinase, which produces MAQISPLRQRMIEDLTIRNLSPETQRSYVHHVAKFSRFFGRSPDQLAYEEVRAYQAHLVGPKGLVGRVEPDRLRLAFPLRRDAGSLRSACPTAP; this is translated from the coding sequence ATGGCCCAGATAAGCCCTCTGCGTCAGCGGATGATTGAAGATCTGACGATCCGCAATTTGTCACCGGAGACCCAGCGATCCTACGTGCATCACGTGGCGAAGTTCAGTCGATTTTTTGGACGATCACCCGATCAACTGGCATACGAAGAGGTGCGCGCCTATCAGGCCCACTTGGTGGGGCCGAAGGGTCTCGTGGGGCGCGTTGAACCAGACCGTTTGCGCCTTGCGTTTCCTCTACGGCGTGACGCTGGGTCGCTCCGATCTGCCTGCCCGACAGCACCGTGA